TGCATAGCAGTTATATTTATGACTCAGATTACATATCATCTAGAATCAGTGCATTTGGAACTTTTGGATGTGAATTTTGCCATGAAATTATGCACATTCTAAGTTTGCGGGTTTGCTTGACGATGTGATATGTCTCCTTGGCTTCTAGCTGTGGCCTTGTGGGTGATTGGCTGATTGCGGCTGGAGGGCAGGTTCGGTTTTTGTGCACTTGTGCCTATGGTGTTAGGTATTGATACCAGCCAAGGGAAAAagaagcgctaggcgttaattgtgtgttttgccaccgccttgcgcttttcTGACCAAAGCGCACATTAAGCGCTAGGAGTTTTGCGATTGCCTGGCACCTGCCTTTTTTTTTGTCATGGCAGGTATATGTTGGTGGTGTATTCTGGAATTCGGGTGTTGCAATTTCTTAGGCAGCGTTGATTTATTGTGCTGTTTGTCTAGCAGACTTAGAGGATTGCAGCATGGCAGGGCCTGAGGTTGTCTATTGGATTGAGTTGTATTGTTTTAGCTTTGCTGACAAGCCGGGATACACAAAACTTAACACATTGTGGCTGGTCCTGTTAGGTCTCATATTGGTGAATTGGTGCCTGTACATAGTGCTAATGGGATGCCATTAGTTTAGTTCTGTATACTTCAAGATGTGCATCTGGTGAAGATTTATCACATTTATACCAATTTTGGCTTTCCTTGATTGGGCAGGATGCCCGCAAAAAAATGGCTCTTATTGTTTACTCTTTTAATTGGTGACTGATGAAAATAGTGGGAACATGTGAAGAAGTGTCGATCACAACCACAGAAGAAGATGACATGAAGTTTTTTCCTGCTGGCCACTGGGGATCCCTATGTGAGAAGCAAGTGAGCAGGGTGAGGTGGTGGCTTGTAGTCTCACCTCAATATCTGTATTGGAGTCAGTTTTGTTGAGTTTCACTGTTGGCCTATGTCCTTTTAGCTAGTTCAACGTGTTTTCATTAGTCCTTTAAACAAGTGAGCCAGTCGTGGTGGGTCTTGTTAGGCTTTAAGCAGTAGTCCTGTTTGAAAGATTAAGCAGTGGTCCTGTTTGAAAGATAGTTATCATTGTGAAATGAGTTTTTCCAGTGAGTCTGGTTTCTTGAAGTCCAGGCAGTCAACCAAGAAAGGAGTTTATGATGTGAAAGTCTTCTTGTCTGTGTTCCCCTTCAAGCTCTCGGGTATGCTAGAGGAGAGGTGCCGAAAGTAAAAGTTTGAAAAAGACGACTAAACAAGTTTGCTCAAGATTTATTCATTATTAAATTTCCACCTCAGCGAATGGCTTGAGTTGAGAAGAGAAGGATGATTCTTTTCCAATAAATGAACTCAACCTCCAAAATTCAATTAATTAATTACTATACTAGATTAGCAATATACTCAGTGCTTCTAAACAATCTATTAACTAAAACAATCAACTATTAACTAAATAATCTATTTTAATCTAAAGGAGTGCAAGTATATGCACATGTTTTAGCACTTCTATTCAATGCATTCTACTGCCCAATCCATATACTTTTTTCTCTTACAATCTTCACATCTTATGCTGTTTCATTTGCAGCATGCTCTGTATATCATCTACATAGCTGCTGGTGTTTTTGTCGCGGGATGGATAGGTAAGTTATAAGAACCTTCGTTTAAATATTTTCTCGCTCAGCATGTGTATATACCTAATGTAATTTGTGATTCTCCAGAGGTATCATGCTGGATTCTCACCGGGGAAAGACAAACTGCTGTCATCAGATCAAGATATGTCCAGGTCTTGCTAAATCAAGACATGAGCTTCTTTGATACATATGGAAACAACGGTGATATAGTTAGTCAAGTTCTTAGTGACGTATTGCTGATTCAGTCAGCAATTAGTGAGAAAGTAAGTTCAGAGTGAATATGCTTTGACTGCTGTATGAGTATGTTCGCAGCATGAACTTCGATGGTCTGTTCTAACAACTCAGTGCTTTTGTAGGTAGGCAACTACATACACAATATGGCCACATTCGTCGGTGGTCTCATTGTTGGCCTGCTCAATTGTTGGCAAATAGCACTTCTAACTCTTGCCACTGGACCCTTGATTGTCGCTGCAGGAGGAATATCTAACATATTTCTCCATAGACTGGCTGAAAACATTCAAGATGCATATGCCGAAGCGGCTAGTATTGCTGAACAGGTTTCGTCCTGTGAACTTCTCCATGCTGTCCATTTCTTGCGCATTTGTTTACAAATATCCACCTTTTAACATTGAGAACACCATTTGCCAGATCAGATATTTCTCCACTCTTTGTATTGTGCATTGCACTATATTCTTGTAGCATGCACAAATAATATGTCCAAATATAATCGGTTCCGATTTTACTTGATAAAAACATGTGGATGTGCAGGCTACCTCATACATCAGGACACTATATGCTTTTACGAATGAAACTCTTGCAAAGTACTCCTATGCTACCTCACTTCAAGCAACTCTAAGATATGGAATTTTGATAAGTCTTGTCCAAGGAATTGGCCTTGGGTTTACCTACGGACTGGCCATCTGTTCCTGTGCTTTGCAACTCTGGGTTGGAAGACACCTAATTTCTCGTGGGAAAGCTGATGGTGGTCAAGTTGTGGTAGCTTTATTTGCAGTAATTTTGAGTGGCCTGTAAGTAACATAATCCTATACATTCCCCTGTTTCCCCCATCAAGAGTGTCTTTACCTAATACATTTTCCTGATTTTTAGTGGTCTGAACCAAGCAGCTACAAACTTCTATTCATTTGAGCAAGGGCGAATTGCTGCTTATAGACTATATGAGATGATAAGTCGTTCAACTTCAAGCACCAACCTGGAAGGGACCACTATATCCCAAGTGCAGGGGAACATCGAATTCAGAAACGTGTACTTCAGTTATCTCTCACGTCCTGAAATTCCAATTTTAAGCGGTTTCTTTCTCAGTGTACCAGCCAGAAAAACTGTTGCACTTGTTGGTAGAAATGGCTCAGGGAAAAGCAGCATAATTCCTTTAATGGAGAGGTTCTACGATCCAACGTTAGGTAACATCATTGAGAAGCATCTTTGATTTTCATCTCCAAGTTTCCCCATTTGCTAAGACAGCTCTTTTTATGTTTTCAGGGGAAGTCCTGCTGGATGGGGAAAATATCAAGAATTTGAAAGTAGAATGGTTAAGAAGCCAAATTGGTCTGGTTACACAAGAACCTGCACTGCTGAGTTTGAGCATCCGCGAAAACATTGCTTATGGAAGATTTGCTACCTTTGATCAGATAGAAGAAGCAGCCAAGACAGCACATGCTCATGGGTTCATCAGTTCACTCGAAAAGGGATATGAAACACAGGTAATGGCAGTGCCAAATAATTAGGCATGGATGCTCCAGTCCATTTTGTTCATTCTGATTTTATTTACCTCCCTAGGTTGGTCGAGCTGGTATGGCGTTGACTGATGAACAGAAGATCAAAATTTCCATCGCTCGTGCTGTGCTTTCGAGTCCATCAATTCTCTTACTTGACGAAGTCACGGGAGGACTTGATTTTGAAGCTGAAAAGGCTGTGCAAGGAGCATTAGATGTTCTCATGCTGGGAAGGTCGACCATTATAATAGCTAGGCGCCTTAGCCTCATTAAACACGCTGATTACATAGCTGTAATGGAGGAGGGACATCTTGTTGAAATGGGGACACATGATGAATTGCTAAACTTGGATGGCCTTTATGCTGAGCTTTTGAGATGCGAGGAAGCAACAAAACTTCCTAAGAGGTAAGCTGTTTTTTCTGGACAATTTCCTGGTAAGAGTGAGTTTGCATTGGTTTAGATTTAGTATTACATTGTTTTTCAGTCTAGACTAGCCAAGTAGCTGGCACAAATATAAGAAATAAAACTCTGTCCAGTCCTGGATAATTAGATACTTGTTTATATGCTAATTTCTAAAATATACCTTAATGCTGTGAGCATCCAGCTACTTGCTGAAGAAATAGCGATTAACCTGGTTGTTCTTACTTTGTTCCAGCTGTGCTAGATTTGCACTATTTAACCAGAGCTACTATATTTACTCTGTCAATCTTTCTCAGGATGCCCACCAAGAATAGCAGGGAACGCAAGTCACTCCAATTTGAGGATCCACCGATCAGCCAAAATTTTCAAGAATCATCCTCTCCTAAGATGGCAAAATCACCTTCTCTTCAAAGAACACATGGCATGCTTCAATTTTGGCGATCAGACACCACCAGAAATTCCCATGATTCACCAAAGGATCGAAGCCCACCTCCAGAACAAACTACAGATAATGGAATACCTTTAGTTGCAACTGAAAGAGCACCATCCATCAAGAGACATGACAGTTTTGAAATGGAATTGCCCAACCTTCCGAAAGTTGACATCCATCCCATACAACGGCAATCTTCAAAGAATGCAGGACCTGACTCGCCTATATCTCCTCTTTTGACTTCTGATCCAAAAAATGAGCGTTCACATTCACAAACTTTTAGTAGACCACAGAGTGAACGGGATGATACAAGTTCTGAACAAAGTGAACCTGATGAATTGCAACATCACAAGCCACCATCATTTTGGAGACTGGCAGCACTTAGCATTGCTGAATGGCCTTATGCTCTCTTAGGCACAATTGGTGCTGCTATATTTGGCTCATTTAATCCACTGCTTGCTTACACAATAGCACTTACAGTGTCGGCATATTATCAAATAGAAGTTAGTGACATGCGCCATGAAGTGAACAGGTGGTGTTTATTCATAGTAGGAATGGGTGTTATTACAGTGCTGGTCAACTGGTTGCAACATTTCTATTTTGGAATTATGGGGGAGAAGATGACTGAACGTATAAGAAGAATGATGTTCTCCGGTATGCTATCTGTGCCTTTATACATATGAGCTGCTTTTTTTTTTTGTAGTCTGCTGCAATCATGAAGTTAGATTGGATCTTCTAGAATTCCACACTAATTTAGTTCTTTCACAGCAATGCTGCGCAATGAGGCTGGATGGTTTGACAAAGAGGAGAACAGTGCTGATACACTATCCATGCGCCTGGCAAACGATGCTACATTTGTCCGTGCTGCATTCAGTAACCGTCTTTCCATATTCATACAAGACACTGCTGCGATTTCTGTAGCTCTTCTCATTGGAATGTTGTTGGGATGGCGTGTGGCGCTTGTTGCACTTGCAACTTTACCTGTTCTTGTTATCTCTGCCATTGCACAGGTAATACAGCCTGAAGGTTTTTTGGTCTGTTCTATTATCAGTTTATCACCTCAAAAGTCTGATACGGAGTAGCATATTTTGGCATGTTAACAGAAGTTGTGGTGTCTGTTGGCGAGACCATTGAGCATTTTTGTGTATACTGAGAGTTCGGATCCGAAAACCCTTAAATATATCACACAGGGCCTTTTCGGAAACAAAATACTGGGGTTGATTCAAGTGTTGCCTAGGTTATTTTTATATTACCTTGTGGATGTTAAAACTTAAAAAGGGACCCATACAAGTCAAGTCTAAGAAAGCATACTCACTGGGCCCTGGATGGTTTGGAAATTGTTACTTGAACATGTGGCTCTAGTATATACCACCTTGCAAATATGATCTTTATTATCTGTTAAGGGTCAGTGACATTT
This genomic window from Aegilops tauschii subsp. strangulata cultivar AL8/78 chromosome 4, Aet v6.0, whole genome shotgun sequence contains:
- the LOC109787569 gene encoding ABC transporter B family member 6, which codes for MVPSGLFGWASPHVQPLTPVSEVSEPPESPSPYGDGPSGDAGVGVREGEGADDEDVEEDEVEPPPAAVSFWRLFEFADGLDWALMAAGALAAAAHGAALVVYLHYFGRSLNLLDSERIQSALHGRSDELLNQFKQHALYIIYIAAGVFVAGWIEVSCWILTGERQTAVIRSRYVQVLLNQDMSFFDTYGNNGDIVSQVLSDVLLIQSAISEKVGNYIHNMATFVGGLIVGLLNCWQIALLTLATGPLIVAAGGISNIFLHRLAENIQDAYAEAASIAEQATSYIRTLYAFTNETLAKYSYATSLQATLRYGILISLVQGIGLGFTYGLAICSCALQLWVGRHLISRGKADGGQVVVALFAVILSGLGLNQAATNFYSFEQGRIAAYRLYEMISRSTSSTNLEGTTISQVQGNIEFRNVYFSYLSRPEIPILSGFFLSVPARKTVALVGRNGSGKSSIIPLMERFYDPTLGEVLLDGENIKNLKVEWLRSQIGLVTQEPALLSLSIRENIAYGRFATFDQIEEAAKTAHAHGFISSLEKGYETQVGRAGMALTDEQKIKISIARAVLSSPSILLLDEVTGGLDFEAEKAVQGALDVLMLGRSTIIIARRLSLIKHADYIAVMEEGHLVEMGTHDELLNLDGLYAELLRCEEATKLPKRMPTKNSRERKSLQFEDPPISQNFQESSSPKMAKSPSLQRTHGMLQFWRSDTTRNSHDSPKDRSPPPEQTTDNGIPLVATERAPSIKRHDSFEMELPNLPKVDIHPIQRQSSKNAGPDSPISPLLTSDPKNERSHSQTFSRPQSERDDTSSEQSEPDELQHHKPPSFWRLAALSIAEWPYALLGTIGAAIFGSFNPLLAYTIALTVSAYYQIEVSDMRHEVNRWCLFIVGMGVITVLVNWLQHFYFGIMGEKMTERIRRMMFSAMLRNEAGWFDKEENSADTLSMRLANDATFVRAAFSNRLSIFIQDTAAISVALLIGMLLGWRVALVALATLPVLVISAIAQKLWLAGFSKGIQEMHRKASLVLEDAVRNIYTVVAFCAGDKIMELYKLHLCKILKQSLVHGLAIGFGFGFSQFLLFACNALLLWYIATSVDKQRLTIATGLKQYILFSFASFALVEPFGLAPYILKRRKSLTSVFEIIDREPKIDPDDNTGLKPPNVYGSIEFKNVDFSYPVRPEIFVLSNFNLKVSGGQTVAVVGVSGSGKSTIISLIERFYDPMSGQVLLDGRDLKSFNLRWLRSHMGLIQQEPVIFSTTIRENIIYARHNATEAEMKEAARIANAHHFISSLPHGYDTHVGMRGVDLTPGQKQRIAIARVVLKNAPILLLDEASSAIESESSRVVQEALDTLVMGNKTTVLIAHRAAMMKHVDNIVVLNGGRIVEQGTHDSLMDLNGLYVRLMQPHFGKGLRQHRLG